One part of the Aestuariirhabdus litorea genome encodes these proteins:
- a CDS encoding efflux RND transporter permease subunit — translation MINGVINGSLRNRFLVLIATALLIAAGIWAVKKTPLDAIPDLSDVQVIVFTEFPGQAPQVVEDQVTYPLTTAMLGVPYAKVVRGYSFFGYSFVYIIFEDGTDMYWARSRVLEQLNYAASRLPDTVQPVLGPDATGVGWVYEYALVDRSGRHDLSELRSIQDWYLRYQLQTVPGVSEVASIGGHIKQYQVEVDPHLMARYKVPLSRVKAAIKRSNNDVGGRLVEMAETEYMVRGLGYIRTLSDLEEIPLGSTPEGTPLRLKDIAHVQLGPELRRGVAELDGEGETVGGIIVMRYGENAQATIKAVKEKLEQLKPGLPEGVEIIPVYDRGDLIQRAVDNLSFKLIEESIVVSIVCILFLLHVRSALVAIITLPIGILMAFMVMQWQGINANIMSLGGIAIAIGAMVDGAIVMIENAHKHLEQAHDRLQRELTDNERWMTIADSAREVGPALFFSLLIITVSFLPVFTLQAQEGRMFGPLAFTKTYAMAAAAILSVTLIPVLMGYLIRGKILPESRNPVNRVLHWLHAPLLGAAIRWRWITIVLASLVVVVTAYPISKLGTEFMPPLDEGDILYMPTTYPGVSITKVKELLQQTDKILASFPEVERVFGKAGRADTATDPAPLSMLETTIKLKPKELWPDPDKTTQELMNEMDQAIKFPGLANAWTMPIKTRIDMLSTGIKTPVGIKVSGPSLAKLEEMVLEIEQVVRGVSGTLTAFGDRAVGGYYLDFTINRTEAARYGLTTGEVQEVIQTAIGGMNVTRTVEGLERYPVNIRYPRELRDDIDSLKRVLVPTPGGAQIPLTQLAELELRRGPPGIKSEDARLSSWIYVDIYVSDIGGYVREAKKAVSEQVTVPPGYTISWSGQYEYMERAAERLKIVIPATLMIIFLLLYLNFRNISAPLVVMLSIPFGLVGGIWLVHWLGFNLSVAVAVGFIALAGVAAEIGVLVLTFIDQAVAAKRRSKGATGARLTSGELRRAVLEGTSERVRPIAMTSVTVIAGLLPIMWSSGSGSGVMQRIAAPMIGGMISVTLLCLVVLPVIYGLVLQLKERRRKAHDPIQEAAEGHTDTTP, via the coding sequence ATGATTAATGGTGTTATCAACGGCTCACTGCGCAACCGCTTTCTGGTGTTGATCGCCACTGCGCTGCTGATCGCCGCCGGGATCTGGGCGGTCAAGAAGACCCCCCTCGACGCCATCCCAGATCTTTCGGATGTGCAGGTTATCGTATTTACTGAGTTCCCGGGGCAGGCACCACAGGTGGTGGAGGACCAGGTCACCTACCCCCTTACCACAGCCATGCTAGGGGTTCCCTATGCCAAAGTGGTACGGGGTTACTCCTTTTTTGGTTACTCCTTTGTGTACATCATCTTCGAAGACGGTACCGACATGTACTGGGCCCGCTCGCGGGTGCTTGAGCAGCTCAACTACGCTGCCAGCCGCCTGCCCGACACCGTCCAGCCCGTGCTCGGACCGGACGCCACTGGCGTCGGCTGGGTCTACGAGTACGCGCTGGTCGATCGCAGTGGCCGTCACGACCTGTCTGAGCTGCGCTCGATTCAGGACTGGTACCTGCGTTACCAGTTGCAAACCGTGCCCGGTGTATCGGAGGTGGCCAGCATTGGAGGCCACATAAAGCAGTATCAGGTGGAGGTCGACCCGCACCTGATGGCGCGTTATAAAGTCCCGCTATCGCGGGTAAAAGCCGCCATCAAGCGCTCCAACAACGACGTCGGTGGGCGCCTGGTGGAGATGGCCGAAACCGAGTACATGGTGCGTGGCCTGGGCTATATTCGTACCCTCTCCGACTTGGAAGAGATTCCGCTTGGCAGTACGCCGGAGGGAACACCCCTGCGGCTGAAAGATATTGCCCATGTGCAACTGGGACCCGAGCTACGGCGAGGCGTTGCTGAACTGGATGGCGAGGGAGAAACCGTTGGCGGCATCATCGTCATGCGCTACGGCGAAAATGCACAGGCCACCATCAAAGCGGTCAAGGAGAAACTCGAGCAACTCAAGCCCGGTCTCCCCGAAGGGGTCGAGATCATTCCGGTCTACGATCGCGGTGACCTGATCCAGCGCGCCGTCGATAACCTCAGCTTCAAGTTGATTGAAGAGTCCATCGTGGTCTCCATCGTCTGCATCCTCTTCCTGCTGCATGTGCGTTCGGCACTGGTGGCTATCATCACCTTGCCCATCGGTATCCTGATGGCGTTTATGGTGATGCAGTGGCAGGGGATCAACGCCAACATCATGTCGTTAGGGGGAATCGCGATCGCCATAGGGGCCATGGTCGATGGGGCCATCGTCATGATCGAGAATGCCCACAAGCACCTCGAACAGGCCCATGATCGCTTGCAGCGAGAGCTCACCGACAACGAGCGCTGGATGACCATTGCCGATTCGGCCCGGGAGGTAGGGCCCGCCCTGTTCTTCTCATTGCTGATCATTACCGTCTCCTTCCTGCCGGTGTTTACCCTGCAGGCACAGGAGGGCCGGATGTTCGGCCCGCTGGCATTCACCAAAACCTACGCCATGGCCGCGGCTGCTATTCTATCGGTCACCCTGATTCCTGTTTTGATGGGATACCTGATCCGCGGAAAAATCCTGCCCGAATCCCGCAATCCGGTAAACCGTGTTTTGCACTGGCTGCATGCTCCCCTGCTGGGTGCCGCCATCCGCTGGCGCTGGATCACGATCGTGTTGGCGAGCCTGGTGGTTGTGGTTACCGCTTATCCCATCAGCAAACTGGGTACCGAATTTATGCCTCCACTGGATGAGGGGGATATCTTGTATATGCCCACCACCTACCCCGGGGTCTCCATCACCAAGGTCAAGGAGCTGCTCCAACAAACCGACAAGATCCTCGCCAGCTTCCCTGAGGTGGAACGGGTCTTCGGCAAAGCGGGTAGAGCCGATACCGCCACGGACCCCGCGCCACTGAGCATGCTGGAAACCACCATCAAGCTCAAACCCAAGGAGCTGTGGCCTGACCCCGACAAGACGACCCAGGAGCTGATGAACGAGATGGACCAGGCCATCAAGTTCCCGGGGCTTGCCAACGCCTGGACCATGCCCATCAAAACCCGTATCGATATGCTCTCGACCGGTATCAAAACCCCAGTGGGGATCAAGGTCAGCGGCCCCAGCCTCGCCAAACTGGAGGAGATGGTACTGGAGATCGAACAGGTGGTTCGTGGGGTATCTGGCACCCTGACCGCCTTTGGCGACCGTGCCGTGGGTGGCTATTACCTGGACTTCACCATAAACCGTACAGAAGCGGCGCGTTATGGACTCACCACCGGGGAGGTACAGGAGGTGATTCAGACCGCCATCGGTGGCATGAATGTGACGCGTACGGTGGAAGGGCTCGAGCGCTATCCGGTTAATATCCGCTACCCGCGTGAGTTACGTGACGATATTGACTCGCTCAAACGGGTGCTGGTCCCCACCCCAGGTGGTGCCCAGATTCCATTGACGCAGCTGGCCGAGCTGGAGCTACGCCGGGGGCCGCCTGGCATCAAGAGCGAGGATGCTCGTCTCTCCTCTTGGATCTATGTGGATATCTACGTCTCTGACATTGGCGGCTATGTACGTGAGGCCAAAAAAGCGGTATCCGAGCAGGTGACCGTGCCGCCCGGTTATACCATCAGCTGGTCGGGCCAGTATGAATATATGGAGCGAGCCGCCGAGCGTCTCAAGATCGTCATCCCGGCCACCCTGATGATTATCTTCCTGCTGCTCTACCTCAACTTCCGCAATATCAGTGCACCTCTGGTGGTAATGCTGTCGATCCCCTTCGGCCTGGTGGGGGGAATCTGGCTGGTGCACTGGCTCGGTTTCAACCTGTCGGTCGCTGTCGCAGTCGGCTTTATTGCCCTGGCAGGGGTAGCCGCGGAAATTGGCGTGCTGGTACTCACCTTTATTGACCAGGCTGTGGCAGCGAAGCGTCGTAGCAAGGGCGCTACAGGTGCCCGCCTTACCAGCGGCGAGCTGCGCCGTGCTGTGCTGGAGGGCACGTCGGAGCGGGTACGCCCCATCGCCATGACCTCCGTCACCGTAATCGCCGGCTTGCTGCCCATTATGTGGAGCTCAGGCTCAGGCTCAGGCGTGATGCAGCGCATCGCTGCCCCCATGATCGGCGGCATGATCAGCGTCACCCTGCTCTGCCTGGTCGTACTACCGGTGATCTATGGACTGGTGCTGCAACTGAAAGAGCGCCGCCGTAAGGCCCACGACCCCATTCAGGAGGCGGCTGAAGGCCACACCGACACAACGCCATGA
- a CDS encoding efflux RND transporter periplasmic adaptor subunit — protein MNKALFGASIALAIGVGIGIGAAQFQHLLVPPATGTAGHDSADNSPRPLFYRNPMNPAITSPVPAKDEMGMDYIPVYPEKPAADRKPLFYRNPMNPAITSPVPAQDEMGMDYIPVFADEEGGNDEPTGTVKIDPVMVQNIGVRTVKVEQRDLVRSVRASGRITVDESRMSRLHPRTEGWVEKQWVSRIGNAVRKGDDLLSLYSPQLVTSQQEYLLALDNLNALADSPFEDIRRGAEEMVSSSEQRLRLLDMPPHEIAKLRQSRQVQRAVAIESPFDGVVLDIGAREGQYIKPSTEMYMLADLSKVWLLADVYEYELPWISVGDSGSMEITGLGNHSFTGTVAYIYPYAEASTRTVKVRLEFDNPQGLLKPDMFASVTIGASTRKQALVVPSNAIVRSGSREQVFVVRGEGKFEPRQVELGYSSDGWVEITSGLKAGETVVSSALFLIDSESKLREATAKMMEASKNVGASTPEEATSSDELSMGGLSMDDMSMDGMSMEGMSTDDMSMDGMSTEGMSTDDMSMEGMSTDDMSMEGMSMEPDATKDAGVMQHD, from the coding sequence ATGAATAAGGCTCTTTTTGGTGCAAGCATAGCGCTCGCGATTGGCGTGGGTATCGGCATTGGGGCTGCCCAGTTTCAGCACCTGCTGGTGCCACCGGCGACCGGTACGGCTGGGCACGATAGCGCGGACAATAGCCCGCGCCCGCTGTTCTATCGCAACCCAATGAATCCGGCCATTACCTCCCCGGTTCCCGCCAAGGATGAGATGGGCATGGACTACATCCCGGTGTATCCGGAAAAGCCCGCCGCCGACAGAAAACCGCTTTTTTATCGTAATCCAATGAACCCGGCCATTACCTCACCGGTTCCGGCGCAGGATGAGATGGGCATGGATTACATCCCGGTTTTTGCCGATGAAGAGGGGGGTAACGATGAGCCCACCGGCACCGTCAAGATCGACCCGGTCATGGTACAGAATATCGGCGTTCGCACCGTTAAAGTAGAGCAGAGAGATCTGGTGCGCAGCGTCCGCGCCAGTGGTCGCATCACCGTCGATGAGAGTCGCATGTCGCGGCTGCACCCACGCACCGAAGGCTGGGTCGAGAAACAGTGGGTCTCCCGCATCGGAAACGCCGTTCGCAAAGGTGATGACCTACTTAGCCTATACTCTCCCCAGTTGGTCACTAGCCAACAGGAGTACCTGCTGGCACTGGATAACCTGAACGCTCTGGCGGACAGCCCCTTTGAGGATATCCGCCGCGGTGCCGAAGAGATGGTCTCGAGCTCCGAACAGCGCCTTCGCTTGCTGGATATGCCACCCCATGAGATTGCCAAACTGCGCCAGAGCCGTCAGGTACAGCGTGCAGTAGCGATCGAATCTCCGTTCGATGGAGTGGTTCTGGACATCGGTGCCCGGGAAGGCCAGTACATCAAACCCAGCACAGAAATGTATATGCTCGCCGACCTGAGCAAGGTGTGGCTACTGGCCGATGTGTACGAGTATGAACTGCCCTGGATTTCGGTCGGGGATTCAGGATCCATGGAGATCACCGGCTTGGGCAATCATAGCTTCACCGGTACCGTCGCCTATATCTACCCCTACGCTGAAGCATCGACTCGAACCGTAAAGGTACGGCTGGAGTTCGATAACCCCCAGGGGCTGCTCAAGCCCGATATGTTTGCCAGTGTCACGATTGGCGCCAGCACCCGTAAGCAAGCCCTGGTCGTGCCGAGTAATGCCATTGTCCGCTCCGGCTCCCGGGAGCAGGTATTTGTAGTGCGCGGCGAAGGCAAGTTCGAACCCCGTCAGGTTGAGCTGGGCTACAGCAGCGATGGCTGGGTTGAGATCACCTCCGGGCTTAAAGCCGGTGAGACCGTGGTCAGCTCCGCGCTGTTCCTGATCGATTCCGAGTCCAAACTGCGCGAAGCAACGGCCAAGATGATGGAGGCTTCGAAAAATGTGGGTGCATCGACTCCGGAGGAGGCCACCTCCTCGGATGAACTCTCCATGGGTGGGCTGTCGATGGACGACATGAGCATGGACGGTATGAGCATGGAAGGCATGAGTACCGACGACATGAGCATGGACGGTATGAGCACGGAAGGCATGAGTACCGACGACATGAGCATGGAAGGCATGAGTACCGACGACATGAGCATGGAAGGCATGAGCATGGAGCCTGATGCAACGAAAGATGCCGGAGTGATGCAACATGATTAA
- a CDS encoding TolC family protein, producing MRVLPRLVLALGLLGSSLSPAYAQDLTLDQALQRALEMSPRLSEIEARYRAALEVPDQVGALPDPTLTLGMLNVPTDTFDLDQEPMTQMQVSFSQALPWLKARELASSAAQHQARATAAELDEARNMLRRDVSRTWWGLYFVERSLAVTDENLLRLREFNRIAQSRYRVGQGLQQDTLQAQLELSNQLSLQLSLQNQRRILSAQLNALLAQAAEATIGVDLDQQPVTVALPPLSQLIETALEQRPAIRQQQKLVEAAADRRAQAEVALRPDISLGGAYGYRQDAPNGADRADFLSFNIGIKLPIYAGSKQHKAISQRGQELISRQEALYVTQLNTRSEVVQAASDYQRAQEQQLLLLRGIIPQSQQTVASMLSGYQVNKVDFSALIQAQLMANRVQVQYWKTLSEGQQALATLYAATGGASQLIPENGERPHE from the coding sequence ATGCGAGTATTACCCCGCCTGGTGCTGGCGCTAGGGCTTTTGGGATCCTCCCTCTCCCCAGCCTACGCCCAGGACTTGACCCTCGATCAGGCGCTACAACGCGCACTGGAAATGAGCCCCAGACTGAGCGAGATAGAGGCCCGCTATCGGGCCGCGCTTGAGGTGCCCGACCAGGTTGGCGCACTGCCAGACCCCACCCTCACGCTGGGTATGCTGAATGTCCCGACCGATACCTTTGACCTCGACCAGGAGCCCATGACGCAGATGCAGGTCTCTTTTAGCCAGGCGCTCCCCTGGCTGAAAGCCCGTGAGCTCGCTTCGTCCGCAGCCCAGCACCAAGCGAGAGCAACGGCTGCAGAGCTCGACGAGGCTCGAAACATGCTGCGGCGCGACGTTAGCCGCACCTGGTGGGGACTTTATTTTGTTGAGCGCTCACTCGCGGTCACCGATGAAAACTTGCTGCGGTTGCGCGAGTTCAACCGTATTGCCCAGAGCCGTTACCGGGTTGGGCAGGGGCTGCAACAGGACACCTTGCAAGCGCAACTGGAGCTCTCCAACCAGCTCTCCCTGCAACTGTCACTGCAAAACCAGCGACGAATCCTCTCGGCTCAACTGAATGCCCTGCTTGCCCAGGCTGCGGAAGCCACCATTGGCGTGGATCTTGACCAACAGCCGGTCACGGTCGCCCTCCCTCCCCTCTCTCAGCTCATTGAGACGGCTCTTGAGCAACGTCCGGCCATTCGCCAACAGCAAAAGCTGGTTGAGGCCGCTGCTGATCGTCGGGCCCAAGCCGAAGTCGCTTTAAGACCCGATATCAGCCTGGGGGGTGCCTACGGTTATCGACAGGACGCCCCCAACGGGGCTGACCGGGCCGATTTTTTATCCTTTAACATCGGTATCAAGCTACCGATCTACGCCGGCTCCAAACAGCACAAGGCGATCAGCCAGCGAGGCCAGGAGCTGATCAGCCGGCAGGAAGCGCTCTATGTCACCCAGCTCAACACCCGTTCCGAGGTAGTTCAAGCCGCGTCCGACTACCAGCGGGCGCAGGAGCAGCAGCTACTGCTGCTCAGAGGGATCATCCCCCAGTCCCAGCAAACGGTGGCCTCGATGCTCTCCGGATATCAGGTGAACAAGGTGGATTTCTCTGCCCTGATTCAGGCCCAACTGATGGCAAACCGTGTGCAGGTGCAGTATTGGAAAACCCTTAGCGAAGGCCAGCAGGCGCTGGCAACTCTCTATGCCGCCACCGGCGGAGCCTCTCAACTAATCCCCGAAAACGGAGAACGCCCCCATGAATAA